A window of Castanea sativa cultivar Marrone di Chiusa Pesio chromosome 8, ASM4071231v1 genomic DNA:
aaaaaaaattattgaaattaaagcaTATTTAAGTGGAAacattaattcaataattaagaacaatctaaattaataaacatttaaaaatttgaagtagagagacttacatgaaaatttaatttttgtccttGAAAGCATGGGAGAAAACACCAAAACTTGAGTGATTTTCACCCtaccaaaaaaatacaataagCAAAGaggatgtgtgtgtgtgtgtgtgtgtgtgtgtctaaacttccaagtttttttttttttttgagaaaaactaaGAGTTAAGACATTGCCAATAAGTTTGCATCCATAATTGAAAATATAGCATTGAGATATGATGAGAATTGAGAAGTTATACCTTTCAATAGTAGGTCATTTTTGGCATTTACTTGTGAACAATAATCTCTATTATTTGATCTCAACCTCTCTCTATaattattaacaaaacaaaataagtagcaaaaaaaaactgCTTAGTAATATGAAGAGATACAATATGCCAAGCCATAGAGATTAAAGTTAAACTACAAAGAGAATGGTAGACCGTTAAAACAAATGCAGTAGCTTCCTAGTTAATAGTACGGGCAATATAATCTACTATATCTTTTAATTAAGCTCTAAAACAATCCAAGTGTTGTGAATAATGTGCAAGAATGTGTGCTGTTGTGTTTGCTTTTCCATTTTACATGCTGAAAACTCCAATTTATCAAACTTGTTACAACCATCTTTACATCTTCACTGATGTGCCCCATCTGTGATATGCTTTCTAGGACCTTGCAatgcatatataaaaaatttaataacaattaaaatttgtgtCTATCTAAAACATTGCCAAAGCATTAGGGTAAAGTTTTAGAACTGATGTAATGGctggaattttaaaaaataaaaataaaaataaaaattcctgtAATGAGCACcacataaagaaaataaatctaaaacttctaaccacaaaattaaactttaattttatGCATGCTTGCATGGGATCCATATAAGGAGTATAAAAGAAGTGaccaagggaaaaaaaaaatcaacaatatatgcacaaaaatcaaaagattagGCAGAGTACAAAAGGCAATGaaaaaattgcaacaaaatacatataataGATGACTGAAGTTATGCAAGTTCATGTGCCACCTGATTGTTTTCTAAGATTGAAACCATGGCAAGCCATGAAAGATGTTCTGTATCATGTGTCCAAGAGGCCCAATTGATTCGTTGATTTGACTGCTTGAAAAAGCAATGTGCTCCTTGCTCTTACGCCAAATAGATTTCTATTTCTAGTGCAAAAGCCTCCGTTCTTTTTCTAAATAGAAATAGATAACTTGCTTTTCTAGTTTCAAATTAATTCTAGCAATAATAGAGTTCTAGATgcattagactttttttttttttttttgaaaataaaattcaattgtaTTTGAAGACCtaaaattaatttcattattttattccaAAACTTACCTTCTCATCAAGCAGCACCAAATCAACACTCATAAGttcattatttgttttaatattgAGTACTTTCCACATTCTTGTGACTCTTACTCTAATATTCTAATCGTCTTTTTCAATGTCGATTTCATCTAAAGAGATTATATCTTTAATTTTGTCTATCCATtctggtaaaataataaaataaaaaatagcatttagctaaaagcaaaagaaatatGATTTCTATATATGAAAACTCAAATGCTCCTAATAATGGTTGCTtcttgagattaaaaaaaaaaaaaaaagtagactaaaaaaacaaaaatataaatataatcaattaaaaaacaTTCAACATCTATATACACAAAACacgaaaaggaaaataaaagcaTAGAAAATCCTAAATATTTGCTCCATTttccaagaagaaaagaaaacccttgaaaaaaaaaaaaatattgactatatattttgttgttttattgtgtctggactcaaaaattaattttttagttaattagACATGAAAGctcaatttcttatatattttcttaacaatcaaactaacattataaaaaaaataaattgacaatcCATAACAATTCTCTAAATTAGATTAAACTTAAGGAAATCAACttaaacaaatacacaaaatatattcaatttgatggaaaaaaaaaaagtagagtaaACAAATACGTACTTGTAAGGTTGTAGGTAGAAGAAGAGAATAATAGAGCAAAACAACCATATGATGGGTATTAATTATGAAttatgtgatatatatatatatatatatatatatatatatatatatatatatatatataactaaagcCTTGAAGTTTTCACAATTTTCCATgtcaacacaatatttaaataaaattatcattttatttaaataaaattatttttattcagtccaaacttaacaatgagtgaaactctatctcctTAACATgtccaatttaaactcaaactcatcattatcatttttttaaacaaaattatttttgtttaatccaaacttaacaatgagtgaaactctatctctttaacaagtccaatttaaactcaaactcaaacgttgataatttatctccaaatttgcaaggttaatcatgaacactataaaagcaatgcaaaccccaattttttttttttttttttatagccgAGTAGAGGTAttcttcttatgttattttcttctattttttggtctttcaaaagttttaatatctgaatttttgagtttttttttacaatatttgaaACTATCTGACATATAATCAACTTATTCTCCCAATACACACACAGATGGAGACACAGGCGATCAACCATGTCGAATCGaggcttcttcatcaaattgtaacacaaattgaagttatacaagagcaaatcatgtaatagtgtagtttcttaatcaatttaagattttataagattattttagtttacttcACAAATAGGTAGATTCTCATGcatagcacgggttagcgactagttaacACAACAGCAAAAGTTGATGGTAATAGATTCACATGTCACAGTAATGTTTTCAAATTTACAATGCTTGGAAAATTCTCAAATTGAATATTGTGACTAAAGTGTATATTGGCTCGTAAAACTTGATCCCTCGGGCTGTCACATTTGCACTTACACCCTAGGACTATTTAAGATGCAATTGGTGTTCCTCCAAAATCAGTTACAAATTGAAGATCTATCTAGCCAAACCCGGATGTAAAACTCATCATACGCTCAGAcatcacacatttaaaaaatccaGTACAACTAACCCGCAACCTTACAATTGAGTTTGCTAGTTCCATTAGTTGACAACATGTTTCATGTCATGAAACCTAATACTTGTTAGGCTGATAATGGGTAGAGCGGTTAAACAAATATTGACCAACTGcccaaaaaatgataaaacttaagtacaatGTACAATACCTTAAGTGgaatataaaatgataaaatttacaTACAATGTACAATACCTTCAGCGGAATACAATTTTCCGATTGAATTCAAAACACCTAGTTGCATTGACCATTTAAGCACAAACATTGCCATATTTCCAAGGATAATTAAATGTAGGACAGCCAGGAGTTTGactaggctacaactaattctCATGGCGAATTATAGGCCCAGAccattttaatgtttttatgatTCATATCAAATTAAACGCAGGGGGCAAATGCCAGcatgaatttaaaattaaaaaataaataaaaacaaagtaacaACGCAATTGAAGTGCCACAAGAAACTAATCGATCAACAGTCAGCATTTAAAGTAATCATGGTCATGTTTCATGTCATTATAGACAATCGAGTCAGATACACTATTCTGCTGGTTAATACAGATTCAACGCAAAGACAGCAGCTTAAGCCATAACTTAATTTACAATTAAGTGGTCTAACTTTCTCTTTCCACctacctataaaagaaaaagcttCTACATCAATATAAACAACTGGAGCCTATGCATGAACACTACATACAAGGTCTCTAGTCAGACAACAAGCTTTTGACAACAAATCGAAAAAAACTGTGGTGAGTAGTAAAGAACTAAGTTGGGTAAATCTACTCGGTATCACTTTCAGAATTTAGAAAGCTAAGCTCTCTACATCCATTGAGCTTGATTAGCAACACTCCCTGGTTCTCCTCGCTCCATTCTATACCTTCCCGTTGCAGAAGTTTGCTAACCTGCATCCacataagataaaaattataactaCAAACCCTCAAGTTTGTTTCTCTCTAAAGATTCTAATGGCTAGTTGTGAAAAAGATTAATTAAGACATTAAAACTAAACCGCCTGCAGAAGGATCACTCTGTTTTTTACCTTTAATATACTGTACACTTGATAAACAAATGTCCATAAACAAAataatggggaaaaaaaagaagaggtcAGGTGAAATTGACATTACTCTTCCCTTGCCGCGCGTCAAGCAAAAAGGGAAAGGGTGAATTCAATGAATTCTTACTTGATCTAATatataaaaagggaaaaactcTATTAATTCTTAATCAATCTAAtctaaatgaatgaaaataggaGTTTGGCACACTTGTAGATAGCCACATGACATTATTTTAAGCTCTCTCGAGGTTTACTCAAAGTTTTGAGCAAGTGCTTATGCCTGCTGGGATTGGCTGAAAACTACATACATTTATGTCAAAATATTAGGTAGCATCATTTTAGCTCCAAAAGTTATGCTAACAATAGTATTTGTGCCACTGTACCAAGATTGAAAGACTGATATCATCTTTGCATATAATTATCCAAAAAATCCAATTTGGTCGTTTTGCTGCCATCCAACTAAACATCAAAGGTCCAGTATACAGCCACCATACAGAAAATCTTACCCCATACTTTTTTGTTGTTACTAGTTTCGAGGGTAAAACAGAAATAGATTGAAGTCAGATGCTTTGGAAAACCATACCGATTGTTTAACCTTTGACTTCCCTAATCCATGTGACCCACATCCTGTGATAACCCTGAGAGTTTGAACCGCTggaataaaccaaaaaataataataaaaataaaacaccagagagggcaattttttttttccctgaaataaagaagagaaacaGAAGAAATATGGGGGGCCCAGCAGGCACTTACAGGGCACATATGTTCCAAGTAGGAGGTGAACTTTTACTAGCTGCATTGCTTGTTTGACATGTTGCCCGTGTAAATCAATTGTTATCACATTTTCAATGCCCCTGTTTCTGCAGATTGGAGGCAATAGCTTAGTGGAATATAGAACACCAGAGGTAGAAGTATAGTGGACAGACAGTTTTTGCATCAATCTTTTAGGCAATGTACCAACCTAGCTTTAAATATATCATGGCTTGCCCTTTCATCTGCCTCTCGAGCCAATTTTGTTTGAACCTTGCCCTAGTAAAATGCAGCATAtcttattacattttttatatatataagtaatgatttcattattaaatttttttttttttttttaaaagcataaGGTGCGCAACCACAGAACACAGGATGTATACAAAGGAAAAACCAtaccaaaaaatttataaaaaaaataaataaataaaattctgaAATTCATGTTATCATAAAAATCATTCAAGTTTGAGGTGGTCAACACTTTATACCAGAACATCCTCAAGAAAAAATGCAACATAAAAAGTCAGGTTGATCCATAAatcaaaagaggaaaaaaattatggcCATGACAAACCGAAACCTTTTGCCCAAGTCCCACAATAATATGTGATATAGCAACAAATGGACTGCTTCTTAAAACTATTAGGCTTCCAAATGACCCCAGATGTAACAAACTTGAGCTCAACTGGAATCAAGAGAGAGCATTCAAAAAGGAACTACTGTGTTTGGATGAGCTTTCCTGAAAGTAATCTCTAGAAACGGAGGGCCAATCTTTTTTGGGCTTGCCAAACACACTTTTGAGCTGTGCATTCTTTCTTACCAAAGACTTATGAAATATGCAGGGTTGGAAGTACATCAAAGAAAACTAAACAGATACAAGATGTAAAAGAGTGggcaaacacaaaaataaatacacTAAATTTACAATGTTATTTGCTGAAGCATAGCAAACCTGGTCAGAAAGATAGGCTGCATACTCCCGCTCTCCCTTTGAAAATGCCACTGCAGCCTGCAGAGGAGCTTCCTAATCAGATTCTTTTCAAGTCTATAATAAACTAGAGCTTGTGTCATAAAAATACCCTAACCCACATAGAAAGTTAAAACAAACTTACTTTCTGATAGCAAGACCTCATCGAATCCCAATGTTGCTTAGCAGATGTTCTGAACATGTGATATTCCTCTCCTTTGACTACAATCCAAGGAAAACTCAAATGTAAAGAAATTGATATCATTGATAACAATTACCAATTTATTACACAAATGTATTATTACTATGGATGTATTGAAGAAAAACCTTTTGAAAAACTCTATAAAAAGTAATGATTGCAGATTCTGACCAGAGAGAAGTAATTTAACCTCCCAAACAACTATCAAGTATTTCATAAGAGGGtctaaaatactaatattaatTTCCCTACCCCCACACCCCTCCCTTTTTGTGTGGATGTCTGTACATGTTGCATTTGAGTGGGCATCATGCAGAAAACATGAAGTAGCTAAtcacactaaaccaaaaaaaaaattgggaaggAGGGTGGTCAAGCACACCAAGCACATTGGCTTAGACAAGTTTTTAAAGCCATTAAAATCAACACTATCTAATGCTCTCACTTCCCTTGTTCAGTTAGTAAGATGCACACACAACCTAGAAAATGTGCGTTGAACAAGTTACATGCTAAAGTCTGCAGCAATCATAATCCAATATGTATAGCAAAAGACAAAATATGAAAGCAACCAACTGTACACGGATTTGGAAAATTATCACCACTTAGAAGTCCTTTATTCAGAACAGTTGATTGTAGAAACtgaaatatttcttttcttttattttttttccttttttgtttccttctttttgggAGGGGGGATTCTCCATAAAAGCAGCAGGCTAATAACTGACAGTTCccaaaagaataaattataaaGATATAACACAAAATCCCAAACGTACAACATTATGAAGATCAGAGCCTATTAAGATATTTCCTACAAAATCACTTCTACTGATAGAAtgttaaattgtaaaatagcTATAGAACCACAGCAGAAATACAGTTTctgaaaattattaatatagagACACTAGCAAGTGCAATAAAGCATTATGAAAATAATTATGAATACCACAATTATTCTGCTGTGGTTCTGCCACACCAGAAGGATAAACATCAAGCCCAGGCCCCAACGACTGCAGTTTCTTTACTACATTCCTCCAATTCATTGTGCTTGGCTCATATTCAGGACTCTTGGAGACATTAAACAAAGATTCCAAAACCTTCTGAGGGAGCTCTGACTCAGTAATTGTTGGGCTAGTTGGAGTTTTAGCTTCAGGATTAGCAAGAACCTTTGCATAATTcctaaaatgaagaaaaaaaataagctCGGAGAATCAGATTCCAAATACCAATATTCTCAAAGCAGAGGAATTGGTAATTGACAATTTGATCCATATTAAAGGGACCACAAAAGCAGATAACAATGTTTTTCTGCAGAGACATAAATATGTATTCAAAtgatttcttattaaaaaaaaatatgtattcaAATCATTTCATAAATGAATAAACAATTTGGTATCTCAAGAAGTATCATAAACTAGTAGATGTtacatgaaataaaatttgaacacATAGATTAACAAGTAAATATGATTATATTATACATGCACAATTTTGCAGGGCACTAAGAGTTTTCGAATTGAACCTCAAATCATGCTGCTGCTCAGGTGAAACACACCCAAAGCTGAAACTCTGGTgacataaatttcaaatatcaaaGATCACGTTGTGGttagatataaaaataaaattcttacaTTGTTTAAGACAATTTCTTAATCTGCttagtatatataaatttaactgGTCAACAGCTCCTAAGCCTTTATAAAACACAAAGAATTGccccttcgatgttcaagaaATCTGAAACAACTTGCTAGTTTTACTTATCCTTTTTTCACAAATTGTACAATTATGGCTAATTGCAGTGAGACACATGTTCAGACTTTTAAGCTGGAAGTGGCCCCAGGGCAAGCATCACAGTTCTAGCTGAGCAGAGGCCATTCGGAAGGCCAAAAAGCTCATCATCAAAATGCAGTTAATGACATTTTATTTAATCTCACATACATTACATCCCTTGTATTGGTAAAAATTTACACATGCAATAGAGGGTCTTACATATGGTAGAAGCTTGTGGTAAAACCTATTGTTAAAATAACTAATAGAGCCTAAACCATGTTAACCctatttttaaatcatttgaTAGACCTAATTTCTTCATGCAACACATTTAAAACGCTTCACTATAATATTTCAATACACTAGGTACATATGATTGAAGTTCTATacgtataaaaaatatatttagaatttGGTGCCTTGCTTTATTCAGGCTAGTTCCATTTTGTCACCTCATGCCTCGGGCGATACAAGGCCTTGGTGCCTTAGGGTCATCTTTCACCTTTGACTACCTTGGtagagctagagctcattggctcaCATGTTGCAAATAATGACATCTGATTAGATCATTTCTTCTATTTTCCCTATTAATATGCATTTTAAAACAAAAGCAGTAGCAACGCTTGCACCTTCTGGCCTTTCAACCTATGCATACATGTATGACAATGTAGGCTAGTTCAGTTTAAATTTCCACTGTAATAACTTGACCAAGCCATATTGTATGTGCTAAATCTCCCCACAACTTTCTCtataattttactttaaaatcaACACCCCAATCCGTAATACCATGTTCACTGCAGGATACGCACTGCAGCCTTCaatttgagaaaataataaaattaaaatgacaaCAACTAAAGCAACAAAAATAACATCTGAATGAATTACCTGCAACCATACCCCACAGACCATATACTATCCTGGACTTCACTTTCAGAAGAATAAGAAGTGCAATCAGAAGCCCTATCAGTAATCTGTTTCAAAATGAACTTGATCACTAGACATAAAGCACATAGCCAAATGATAAAAAGTTCACAACACTGAAGATTCCTGTCATCATTTGGAAccaatatttacaaaattttaaaaaaaaaatttataagtaaaattatttttttttaaagaggaaATGGTTAACCTAAATATttacataaattaaattatacaagaaaCAATGAATGAAACATGCTACATCAGTGGTGGAGACAATGAGATTTCAGTTGCAAGAAGAAAGTTCCACCCAATACACTAGTAATCACATGTGACCATTGACCATCTACATTTTTGCTTGACCATATATCCCAAATTCAAGAACACGTGCCAGACAAAGACCTAAGCAGCATGGACATGGACACAATACAATACGACCCAGTTATTCTTGAAAAACTAGGACAATATACGGAACGGACACAGAAATCATTGAAAAACCAAGACACAGTATGGCAAAGATAGCAATTACTATACATATGGGATGCCGGAAGAAGCAAGGCAATAGAACAGAAAAGCTAATGGATTCCTTGGCCACCCATTAGGAACATAACATTAATAAGGCTTGATCAAGGAATGACAAAGACAAATACCAAGCTCACTCCATAGTGACTTACAGTTATAAACTGCAAACACACCAATGGTTAAAATACAAGGCCCAAAAGCATAAACCCCAAAACTCACACCATGACTAGACcacaaaattcataaaattaaacataacAAGACCACATGCATTATTTGTACAAATAACCCAacaagaaagctaaaataagGTAGATTATAATTCGATAGGTACAACAATGGAGGAGGGGGGATTCCAACCATGGTTCTCCAAATAAAGTAGAGCAAGCTATGCCActaagctacaaggctcttggaaaaaaaaggtagattaaaataaaataacataactTACACTGTCTTTGCGTTCAATAAGAAATCTGATATCTTCTTTATAGTTAACACTATTATTGAGGTAACTATCATTCCTAGACTGCTCAAAGGTGGAAGATGATAATTCAATCAACGCATCTAGGGCCTGGAAAGAAAATAAGCAGAAAGCATTTCACTTACACCTTCTTTAGCATCAAATGTAATATatcttggggaaaaaaattcatCATCAATGATCAATCTGAAAAgaatgaaacaaaaacaaagtcaCAATACTCAAAATACCTTTTCCACATCATATCCACATTGACCTGCAAAAAGGAAATTTCCAGGTCAtgcaataaataaatgaaagcaCTTACACCAGCCAACATTGATTAGAATCCCTCTCTTTGCACAAGCATGACTGATCGGTGTAAGCAAAATGTCACAAACATGATTGAAAGGAATAAtgacaacaataaaaataaataaataactaaaaagtgaattcaaataaaaatctagAAAAACTGGAAAAGAAATGGTACATGAAGGAGAAAcactcaaaaagaaaaggacacAAGAAGAAGATAGGCATATGGTGGCATAAGCAACTGAGAGTACTAGGTgataaattttaacaataaatcCACATTAGTATGTCATGTTGTATCATACCCAGTGCACAAAGCTCCCACGTCACACGTTTGTGAAATCTGGAAGTCATGGTATGCATCCTTACACCCAATATTTTTGGAGAGGTTGATTTTTGAACTCCAACCCGCAACCTATCGCTTTAAGGGGAAGGCACTTAGCATCGCACTAAGGCCCGACCTCCAAATTAGtatatcataaataaattattaagtgTACACAGATACATGCATACATATGCATTTTTGTAAATCTCAAGATACTCCTTTTTCCATATCAGCATCAAggaaaaaatagtaaagaaaacCAGCTTTCATTGTAGCATCATAGATGGTATTGGCAACATAAACTATTTACATATAACCAATAAAAGTTGTGCCTTTCAGACCATCCTGGCACCCCTTACACCTGCCTTCATCACATCAACTCCATTCTTATCATCATTGGTCCTGTTCATACATGTCCACAATTCGTGTCTTTCCTCTTCTAAAATTTACAAGTTCCCCCATTGGCCCTCATACATCAAAACATCTCTAGCCCTATCCTTCATATCATTCCCATCTGCACCATCAACACCTTCATTATCCAAACTTAGTTTTCTTGTCATTGACATTTACAGTTACACAATAACCGAATAAACCGACACCCAAATACAATCTTCCATGGTCCTTCCACAAAACAAACTactattaggaaaaaaaaaaaaagtaccaataAAACCCAATTAACTAGACCTAGTAAAgcgattatcaaaaaaaaaaaagctagacCTAGTAAAGCTCACAGAAACACTTTACAAAAAAACCATCTTAATCCAAGCAATCACACCGACcttcaaatttatattatgcTTAGCACCTACTAATCAATTACATagtcttaaaaaatatttccaaataaacaaaagagGAACAAAAGCAAAACAAGAAAGAATATAGCTGGATACTCACAGAGAACATCTCTAACAACAGCCAAGCTGAGCTCGCATTCATCTCCAAGCATCGAACACAAAAACTGCTCAGCCTCTTCTTTGTCAACAGCGCCATTACCGTTACCAAACCCTTTGGACTTGTTCTTCGAGTCTCTCCGTAGGCTCGACATCACGTAATCTTTCCCCAACAACGTCGAGATCGACCCCGTCGACGCAACAACTCTCTTCTGCTTCGTCCCCCTAAACCCACCACTCCCGTTCATCACATTCTGAATGCACCCGGTCTCCACAAACCCCTCTGACGAGCCCGACGAGCTCGCACCCGAACTCGCGCCCGAACTTGAACCCGAACCCGACGTCGTGGACGGGTAATCCGCATTGTAACCCGAGCTCATGGATAATATCTCGGCAGCTTTGTCGGGATCGCCGTTGGCTTGGCGGAGGGCCGAAACGGCATCGTCTAGAGAAGCCAAAGAGAAAGTCTCCTCTAAGGCTTTGACGATCTTACTCTGTTCGTCTTCTTGGGCAGTCGGAACAACGCCGCCTTTGTCGCCGGCGACGGGATTAGAGACTCGAggcctcctcttcttcttcctcgtgtTCTTCATCTGCGTATCAGAATGGAAGATCAACGATCGCGATGAGGAttctgatttttccttttgttaatTAGAAATTAGGGTTTCTGATTCTGAGAGATTTGAGATTGGAACGGTTGGAATTTGAAAATCCTAAAttggagaggagagagagagaaggatgAAACTGAAATACAAAGAGGGATTTTGGGAGAAATATGGAATTTGCAGGAAAAAGTGGTGGACGGTGGTGGCGGGGTAGATGTTGAGAGATagagatgaagagagagagggaaaaggaaaaggaaaaggattcATGTTTTGACGGCATGAAATGAATGATAGTGAGAATCTTACTTTTCAATGACTTACgtactttattttttcacccacacctaagcaattttttttcctttgaaaaaaggttttttttttttttatgatggatgagaaaagtttttttttttttttttatttcatcagAATTCGGaaggtgatttgttttgtttgagcCACGCTTTTTAAAGGAATCTGTAGGCCATGCTTACATCTCAATCATTTATTAGCCGCCCACcccatataataaaaataataattaggtAGCAGTTCGTGTGTCAAGTTTGTATTGGGTGGCTTATGACTATCAGACTATATGAGCCAAAATTAATCTtacatgtttattaaatgggtcaaaatttttcaatcttAACATGACCGATTTATGAAACGGGTTAATTGTGTCGACTTGTTTatctaattttatcaaaatgaaaaaaaaacatttataaaaatacaaacaaataaatattttaaatataaaattcag
This region includes:
- the LOC142607046 gene encoding SMR domain-containing protein At5g58720 yields the protein MKNTRKKKRRPRVSNPVAGDKGGVVPTAQEDEQSKIVKALEETFSLASLDDAVSALRQANGDPDKAAEILSMSSGYNADYPSTTSGSGSSSGASSGASSSGSSEGFVETGCIQNVMNGSGGFRGTKQKRVVASTGSISTLLGKDYVMSSLRRDSKNKSKGFGNGNGAVDKEEAEQFLCSMLGDECELSLAVVRDVLCQCGYDVEKALDALIELSSSTFEQSRNDSYLNNSVNYKEDIRFLIERKDSITDRASDCTSYSSESEVQDSIWSVGYGCRNYAKVLANPEAKTPTSPTITESELPQKVLESLFNVSKSPEYEPSTMNWRNVVKKLQSLGPGLDVYPSGVAEPQQNNCVKGEEYHMFRTSAKQHWDSMRSCYQKAAVAFSKGEREYAAYLSDQGKVQTKLAREADERASHDIFKARNRGIENVITIDLHGQHVKQAMQLVKVHLLLGTYVPSVQTLRVITGCGSHGLGKSKVKQSVSKLLQREGIEWSEENQGVLLIKLNGCRELSFLNSESDTE